In the genome of Vicia villosa cultivar HV-30 ecotype Madison, WI linkage group LG7, Vvil1.0, whole genome shotgun sequence, one region contains:
- the LOC131618929 gene encoding uncharacterized protein LOC131618929, with product MGFEEIWLKWIEVMVFSSHMSVMVNGSPTKEFLVEKGLRQGDPFSPFLFMVVAEGLKRIINKAVENGSYAGFSINRRCFIDVLQFADDTLMVGDGSWKHLWAIKAVLRGFELISGLGINFNMSKLIGLNIDSCFLEVATTFLACRREDKIFKFLGVYIGCNSRRIILWETLMSNIKKRLASWKGRLLSFGGRLTLLKPVLGSLAIFTLSFYKALKKVVEEITKWKWRILEEEGSLWHEVLKARYGSASYIKGKEFTSVWWTDILALDNQVAKDFFNHQCRMYPLLRWGDCVMAFGCGKFWSFDRTPECRFCNCRNGADATSYQLSVASLPRFRQSRVDTKFRWQIYGSGLFQKDK from the exons ATGGGGTTCGAGGAGATTTGGTTGAAGTGGATTGAGGTAATGGTTTTTTCAAGTCATATGTCGGTTATGGTGAACGGTTCTCCAACTAAAGAATTTTTGGTGGAAAAGGGATTGAGGCAAGGAGACCcgttttctcctttcctttttatgGTCGTAGCGGAAGGGTTGAAAAGAATTATTAACAAAGCGGTGGAGAACGGGAGTTATGCGGGTTTCTCTATTAATAGGAGATGTTTTATAGATGTTCTTCAATTCGCGGACGACACGCTCATGGTGGGGGATGGTAGTTGGAAACACCTTTGGGCAATCAAAGCGGTTTTAAGAGGTTTCGAATTAATTTCGGGGCTAGGCATAAACTTCAATATGAGTAAACTCATTGGCCTAAACATTGATTCGTGCTTTTTGGAAGTGGCTACGACATTTTTGGCTTGTAGGAGAGAAGATAAGATCTTTAAATTTCTTGGTGTATACATTGGGTGCAATTCTAGAAGGATCATTTTGTGGGAGACATTAATGTCAAATATTAAGAAACGGTTGGCGAGTTGGAAGGGCCGTTTACTTAGTTTCGGAGGAAGGCTTACCCTATTGAAGCCGGTTCTTGGTAGTTTGGCAATATTCACTCTTTCATTCTACAAAGCTCTGAAGAAGGTGGTAGAGGAGATCACCAAG TGGAAGTGGAGGATATTAGAAGAAGAGGGGTCTTTATGGCATGAGGTGTTGAAGGCGAGATACGGATCAGCATCATACATCAAAGGGAAGGAATTCACTTCGGTTTGGTGGACTGACATTCTAGCTTTGGATAATCAAGTGGCCAAGGACTTTTTCAACCATCAGTGCCG GATGTATCCATTGCTTCGTTGGGGGGATTGCGTAATGGCGTTTGGTTGtgggaaattttggagtttcGACCGAACACCTGAGTGTCGGTTCTGTAATTGCAGAAATGGCGCTGATGCAACATCATATCAGCTCAGCGTTGCCAGTCTGCCAAGGTTCAGACAAAGTAGAGTGGATACAAAGTTTAGATGGCAGATTTACGGTAGCGGACTGTTTCAGAAGGATAAATAG